From Calothrix sp. PCC 6303, a single genomic window includes:
- a CDS encoding ATP-binding sensor histidine kinase gives MLIPLDQIVQIPGYRVIEEIYSGLKTIVYRGITVEEEKPVVIKVLRNEFPTFNEVTQFRSQYTIIKNLDIQGIVRGSALVNYRNAFALVMDDFGGVSLREWIQNDRTKGKPRRKIKTSEISGSDSGLSLSRVPTDWDIAFLNRSKAIFSLSDFLTIAIQIASTLDFLHHKRVIHKDIKPGNILIKPTTLEVQIIDFSLSSVLPPGTKALEVSEILEGTLGYISPEQTGRMSRGVDPRTDFYSLGVTFFELLTGKLPFTTTDPTQLIYCHLAKNAPSVRSLNPEVPALLSAIISKLMAKNPEDRYQSAIGLKSDLEECFCHWCESGKIPNFELAQKDISDRFVIPTKLYSREAEISTILKAFERIQQGNTEMILVNGLAGVGKTSVVQAVHKPIIKQESYFIKGKFEESKQQIPFSAFLQAFSDLAVQILSETDIQIQEWRTKIFLELGKQTQILTHLVPELEILIGKQAQYTEALEITSKDTIYNLFQNFIYIFATTEHPLVIFLDDLQFMDADSLKLIHILLRENEKNNQKVSSLSTPFLGDTDQSIRISLLIIGAYQESENNSDSLEELAIEELQNIDQYVTVINIEPLSPGDLNKLISKTIRHSESSTEFLTQMIFAKTEGNPRLVHNFLKSLHQDKLINFNFDLYQWQYDISKIQNQSLSSDVIELMISKLHKLPKDTKKLLFLAACLGNQFDLFTLSVAFEKDALETSAELWVALLDGLIISKEKTNNELENSPNFPNKGENQESLASQQSQLIDILYSASEVANYHFIHEDIKKAAYSLVDESEINAIHLRIGYDLLNRVPVQEREEKIFILVNQFNHSLSLITDQDERYGLAEMNLVAGCKALLFNANIAASEYLMIGIELLPPDCWQVRYQMVFDLHETAARATYLAGDFEKSDKFIKIVINNALTLVEKIQVYQLKIQIYKSQNKLKDAIELGLDILKLLGIEIPISPSLEELGMGLEKTALALLKKDVEQLIELPDMVDPEKLAAMNILWRLLPPSYQYNQNLFALLVLEKVNTSLKYGNCGASALSYNAYAILMINIYGDIELASKFAKLALQIVDKFKADEFKAVVMFVANTFIRHWQESIYITSRYFPEIYQISLINEDLEHAAYSAYHYSEYSFFKGENLLSIESNLLKFHTQIESLQQKLQLIYNHELWQVVRKLIDKTENYLNTSILVDSSNDNKQINFYHNLYQLVFCYIAGDYKLALKYVIAGAEDLASVAGQLTFVIFNAYSSLTMLAMYANANALEQIEILAKVNENQEKLKTWADSAPMNYLNKYYLVEAEKARILGNQLAAMELYDLAIQFAKDSQFTHEEALANELAGKFYLELKREKIAQAYLNDAYYAYIRWGAKIKVDDLAKRYPQLLTNLIQQESQNLEAAEKENLIANIPRIVTVDNDYLASSQSSLSYSLDLAAVIKTSQALSGEIDLEKLLTVLMDVVKENAGASKCILLLTDTDSSDFTIAAISSNSAPTSMLTNFSLANLESHYDIPTKIINYVKRTNEIWLIDDVMADAGLASNNCIARCSLKSILCMPILNKSKTIGIFYLDNNLITNAFTRDRIEILKLLISQAAISLENAILYKNLTEAKENLEKYNSTLEIKVEERTQEINEKNHKLEQALQDLQNAQSQLIQSEKMSGLGQMVAGIAHEINNPINFIHGNTDHATGYVQDLLELVNLYREEYPEPSCVINEKAGEIDLDFIFKDLPDLLNSMKIGSSRIRNIILGLRNFSRLDESEMKPVDIHEGIDSTLMILQHRLKNKTEIYDPSKGNSEIEIVKEYGQLPPITCYACQMNQVFMNILSNSIHALEESIKNKTLVDEPKIWIKTEIFDSHTLKIRFIDNGCGIKPEVKNKIFDPFFTTKPVGSGTGLGLSISYQIIVDKHNGKVICNSTPGEGTEFIIEIPIQPYQN, from the coding sequence ATGTTGATACCACTAGATCAAATTGTTCAAATTCCCGGTTATCGTGTCATCGAAGAGATATACTCCGGCTTAAAAACCATAGTTTACCGGGGTATTACAGTTGAAGAAGAAAAGCCTGTTGTTATTAAAGTCTTAAGGAACGAATTTCCGACCTTCAACGAAGTTACTCAATTTCGTAGTCAATACACCATAATTAAAAATCTAGATATTCAAGGCATTGTTAGAGGTTCTGCGCTTGTAAATTATCGCAATGCCTTTGCTTTGGTAATGGATGACTTCGGTGGTGTTTCGTTACGTGAGTGGATCCAAAATGATCGCACTAAAGGAAAACCCCGCCGCAAAATCAAAACTTCCGAAATTTCCGGGAGTGATTCTGGATTATCATTATCAAGAGTTCCAACAGATTGGGATATAGCCTTCCTCAACCGATCAAAAGCTATATTTTCTCTCAGTGATTTTTTAACTATTGCTATTCAAATTGCTTCTACTCTCGATTTTTTACATCACAAGCGGGTAATTCATAAAGATATTAAGCCAGGAAATATTTTAATTAAACCCACAACTCTAGAAGTACAAATAATTGATTTTAGTCTTTCTTCTGTTCTACCCCCAGGAACCAAAGCTTTAGAGGTTTCTGAGATTCTAGAAGGAACACTTGGATATATATCACCTGAACAAACAGGACGAATGAGTCGAGGTGTAGATCCTCGAACAGACTTTTATTCTCTAGGTGTGACATTTTTTGAATTATTGACAGGAAAATTACCTTTCACAACCACAGATCCGACACAACTGATCTATTGCCACCTCGCTAAAAATGCACCAAGCGTCCGTAGTCTGAATCCAGAAGTTCCTGCACTGTTATCAGCAATTATTTCTAAGCTGATGGCAAAAAATCCCGAAGATCGTTACCAAAGTGCCATCGGCTTAAAAAGCGATTTAGAAGAATGCTTTTGTCATTGGTGCGAAAGTGGAAAAATACCCAACTTTGAATTAGCTCAGAAAGACATAAGCGATCGCTTTGTCATTCCAACCAAGCTTTATAGCCGTGAAGCAGAAATAAGTACGATTCTCAAGGCTTTTGAGCGAATTCAGCAAGGAAACACAGAAATGATTCTGGTTAATGGACTTGCAGGAGTTGGTAAGACAAGTGTTGTCCAGGCAGTTCATAAGCCTATTATCAAACAAGAAAGCTACTTTATTAAAGGTAAATTTGAAGAATCCAAACAGCAGATTCCTTTTTCAGCCTTCCTGCAAGCATTTAGTGATCTGGCAGTACAAATCCTCTCCGAAACAGATATTCAAATCCAGGAATGGAGAACAAAGATTTTCTTAGAGCTAGGAAAACAGACTCAAATCCTAACTCATTTAGTACCCGAATTAGAAATTCTTATTGGTAAACAAGCACAGTATACTGAAGCTTTAGAAATTACTTCCAAAGATACGATTTACAATTTATTTCAAAACTTTATTTATATATTTGCTACTACCGAACATCCATTAGTTATTTTCCTTGATGACTTGCAATTTATGGATGCTGATTCTCTAAAATTAATTCATATTTTATTACGGGAGAATGAGAAAAATAATCAGAAAGTTAGCTCATTATCTACACCATTTTTAGGAGACACAGATCAAAGTATTCGTATTTCTCTACTAATAATCGGGGCATATCAAGAATCAGAAAACAATAGCGATTCTTTAGAAGAATTAGCAATAGAAGAACTTCAAAATATTGATCAATACGTTACTGTCATTAACATTGAACCTTTGAGCCCAGGTGATTTAAATAAACTTATATCAAAAACCATTCGCCACTCAGAATCATCGACGGAATTTTTAACGCAAATGATTTTTGCTAAAACTGAGGGAAATCCACGCCTAGTTCATAATTTCCTCAAATCATTACATCAAGATAAACTCATAAATTTTAACTTCGACCTGTATCAATGGCAGTATGATATTAGCAAAATTCAAAATCAATCTCTCAGCAGTGATGTGATTGAATTAATGATATCTAAGCTACATAAATTGCCGAAAGATACAAAAAAACTATTGTTTTTAGCTGCTTGCTTGGGTAATCAATTTGACTTATTTACATTGTCTGTAGCATTTGAAAAAGATGCTTTAGAGACATCTGCGGAATTATGGGTAGCCCTTTTAGATGGATTGATAATTTCTAAAGAAAAAACGAACAATGAGTTAGAAAATAGTCCTAATTTTCCGAATAAAGGAGAAAATCAGGAATCTCTCGCATCTCAACAATCTCAGCTAATTGACATCTTATATTCAGCCTCAGAAGTAGCAAATTATCACTTTATTCACGAAGATATTAAAAAAGCTGCCTACTCATTAGTAGATGAAAGTGAAATAAATGCAATACACTTACGCATTGGATACGATTTATTAAATAGAGTTCCTGTTCAAGAACGTGAAGAGAAAATTTTTATTTTGGTAAATCAATTTAATCATTCTCTATCACTAATTACAGATCAAGATGAACGCTATGGACTAGCAGAAATGAATTTAGTTGCTGGATGCAAAGCATTATTATTTAATGCCAATATAGCAGCATCAGAATATCTCATGATAGGTATTGAATTACTACCTCCAGATTGCTGGCAAGTACGTTATCAAATGGTATTCGATTTACATGAAACAGCAGCTAGAGCAACATATTTAGCTGGTGATTTTGAAAAGAGCGATAAATTCATCAAAATAGTTATAAACAACGCTCTAACACTTGTAGAAAAAATCCAAGTTTATCAGTTAAAAATTCAGATATACAAATCTCAAAATAAGCTTAAAGATGCAATAGAATTAGGCTTAGATATTTTAAAACTATTGGGGATAGAAATACCCATAAGCCCATCTCTAGAAGAATTAGGTATGGGATTAGAAAAAACTGCATTAGCATTACTTAAAAAAGATGTTGAGCAGCTAATTGAACTACCTGACATGGTAGATCCAGAAAAACTGGCAGCTATGAATATTTTATGGAGATTATTACCACCTAGCTATCAGTACAATCAGAATTTATTTGCTTTATTAGTGTTAGAAAAAGTAAATACTTCACTAAAGTATGGTAACTGCGGGGCTTCAGCGCTATCTTATAATGCATATGCAATCTTAATGATTAATATCTATGGAGATATTGAATTGGCTAGTAAATTTGCTAAATTGGCATTACAAATAGTTGATAAATTCAAGGCTGATGAATTTAAGGCTGTAGTCATGTTTGTGGCGAATACTTTTATCAGGCACTGGCAAGAAAGTATTTATATAACTTCCAGGTATTTTCCAGAAATATATCAAATAAGTTTGATAAATGAAGATCTAGAACATGCTGCTTACTCAGCATATCATTACTCAGAGTACTCATTCTTCAAAGGTGAGAACTTATTAAGTATTGAGTCTAATCTACTAAAATTTCATACACAAATAGAAAGTTTGCAACAAAAATTACAATTAATATATAATCATGAACTTTGGCAAGTGGTTAGAAAGTTAATAGATAAAACAGAGAATTATTTGAATACTAGTATTTTAGTGGATTCAAGCAATGATAATAAGCAAATTAATTTTTATCATAATCTTTATCAACTAGTATTCTGTTATATTGCGGGAGATTACAAATTAGCCTTAAAATATGTAATTGCAGGAGCAGAAGATTTAGCGTCTGTTGCTGGACAATTAACATTTGTCATTTTTAATGCATATAGTTCTCTGACAATGCTAGCGATGTACGCAAATGCTAATGCATTAGAACAAATAGAAATTCTAGCCAAAGTAAATGAAAATCAGGAGAAACTAAAAACATGGGCAGATAGCGCTCCTATGAACTACCTAAATAAATATTATTTAGTGGAAGCAGAGAAGGCAAGAATTTTAGGGAATCAATTAGCAGCGATGGAACTGTACGATCTAGCGATACAATTTGCTAAAGATTCCCAGTTTACTCACGAGGAGGCATTAGCAAATGAGCTAGCGGGTAAATTTTATCTCGAATTGAAGAGAGAAAAAATTGCTCAAGCTTATTTAAATGATGCTTACTATGCTTATATTCGTTGGGGAGCTAAGATTAAAGTTGATGATTTGGCAAAACGCTACCCACAGTTACTTACTAATCTAATTCAACAAGAAAGTCAGAATTTAGAAGCAGCAGAAAAGGAAAATTTAATTGCGAATATTCCAAGGATTGTAACTGTTGACAATGATTATTTAGCAAGTTCACAGTCTAGTTTGAGTTATTCCCTAGATTTAGCTGCTGTAATTAAAACATCCCAAGCTCTTTCTGGGGAAATTGATTTAGAAAAGCTGTTAACAGTGTTAATGGATGTTGTTAAGGAGAATGCAGGAGCATCAAAATGCATTTTACTCTTAACTGATACCGACAGTTCAGACTTCACAATTGCGGCGATTAGCTCCAATTCGGCACCAACATCAATGCTCACAAATTTTTCTTTAGCTAATTTGGAGTCGCATTATGACATTCCTACTAAGATAATTAATTACGTTAAGCGGACTAATGAAATTTGGTTAATTGATGATGTGATGGCAGACGCAGGACTAGCTAGTAATAATTGCATTGCTCGTTGTTCACTAAAAAGCATTCTCTGTATGCCAATTCTTAACAAGTCAAAAACAATTGGTATTTTTTACTTAGATAATAATTTAATCACTAATGCATTTACACGCGATCGCATTGAGATTTTAAAGCTCTTAATTAGTCAAGCGGCAATATCGTTGGAGAATGCAATACTTTACAAAAATTTGACCGAGGCTAAAGAAAATCTTGAAAAATATAACTCTACTCTCGAAATTAAGGTTGAAGAAAGAACCCAAGAAATCAATGAGAAAAATCATAAATTAGAGCAAGCTCTCCAGGATTTACAAAATGCTCAATCTCAACTAATCCAAAGTGAAAAAATGTCTGGTCTTGGTCAAATGGTGGCAGGAATAGCCCATGAAATAAATAACCCAATTAATTTTATTCATGGTAATACAGATCATGCTACTGGCTACGTTCAAGATTTACTTGAATTAGTTAATCTCTATAGAGAAGAATATCCAGAACCTTCATGTGTAATTAACGAAAAGGCTGGGGAGATTGATCTAGATTTTATATTTAAAGATTTACCAGATCTGTTAAATTCCATGAAAATTGGTAGTTCACGTATACGCAATATAATTCTAGGTTTACGAAATTTTTCTCGGTTGGACGAATCAGAGATGAAACCTGTTGATATTCATGAAGGTATTGATAGTACTTTGATGATTTTGCAACATCGTTTAAAAAATAAAACAGAAATATATGATCCAAGTAAAGGAAATTCAGAGATAGAAATTGTTAAGGAATATGGGCAGCTTCCTCCAATTACTTGTTACGCTTGCCAGATGAATCAAGTATTTATGAATATCTTGAGTAATTCTATACATGCACTTGAAGAGTCGATCAAGAATAAAACTTTAGTAGATGAGCCAAAAATCTGGATTAAAACAGAAATCTTTGATTCGCATACACTGAAAATCAGATTTATTGATAATGGATGTGGAATTAAGCCAGAGGTGAAGAACAAGATTTTTGACCCATTTTTTACGACAAAACCTGTTGGGAGTGGTACTGGATTAGGCTTATCTATAAGTTATCAAATTATTGTTGATAAGCATAATGGAAAAGTGATATGTAATTCTACTCCGGGAGAGGGAACAGAGTTTATTATCGAAATACCGATTCAGCCATATCAGAATTAG
- a CDS encoding response regulator, whose amino-acid sequence MASNKILVIDDTTVVRVKVREMLPPGNFQVLEAKDGIEGLNLIRQEKLSLIMLDFLLPKMSGWEVFQQIQAQPELRKIPLVVMSGRREEVAEKISESFDDFEFLGKPFDQKQLISAIKAAMAKAKQPRQDKTQSVANTTKNGNVSVPTGIVTPATSSTDIQALNEKINKMQAEIDSLKKQLTQVVTFIKQKVK is encoded by the coding sequence GTGGCAAGTAACAAAATTCTAGTTATTGATGACACCACCGTGGTCAGGGTAAAAGTAAGAGAAATGTTACCTCCGGGAAACTTCCAAGTTTTGGAAGCGAAGGACGGTATCGAAGGGCTAAACCTAATCCGTCAGGAAAAACTTAGCCTGATCATGTTAGACTTTTTATTGCCCAAGATGAGTGGTTGGGAAGTTTTTCAGCAAATTCAAGCCCAACCGGAATTGAGAAAAATTCCCCTAGTAGTCATGTCTGGTCGCAGAGAAGAAGTTGCCGAAAAAATCTCTGAATCTTTTGATGATTTTGAGTTTTTAGGAAAACCTTTCGACCAAAAACAACTAATTAGTGCCATTAAAGCAGCAATGGCAAAGGCGAAGCAGCCCCGTCAAGATAAGACTCAAAGTGTTGCAAATACAACTAAAAATGGCAACGTATCTGTACCAACTGGAATTGTAACTCCTGCAACTTCCTCTACCGACATCCAGGCATTAAATGAAAAAATAAATAAAATGCAAGCAGAAATTGACAGTTTGAAAAAACAATTAACTCAAGTTGTTACCTTTATTAAACAGAAAGTCAAGTAG
- the lipA gene encoding lipoyl synthase, whose product MTFSGDTQLKSEILAMPSWLRRPIGKASELSTVQRIVKQRQIHTICEEGRCPNRGECYAQKTASFLLMGATCTRACAFCQVDKGHAPMPLDADEPRKVAESVRLLGLQYVVLTSVARDDLPDQGAGHFVKTIENIRLLNPDTQIEVLTPDFYGGSRGNASLDWRDELSVRWRDRISSVVKVKPACYNHNIETVQRLTPKVRRGAKYDRSLSVLAIVKEIDPTVPTKSGLMLGHGETKEEVIEAMLDLRKVECDRITLGQYMRPSMEHLPVQKYWTPAEFTELGVIARKMGFSHVRSAPLVRSSYHAGIE is encoded by the coding sequence ATGACCTTTTCAGGTGATACTCAACTGAAGTCAGAAATTTTGGCGATGCCTTCTTGGTTACGCCGTCCTATTGGTAAAGCAAGTGAACTTTCGACGGTGCAGCGGATTGTTAAGCAGCGGCAAATTCATACGATTTGCGAGGAAGGACGTTGCCCAAATCGAGGTGAGTGCTATGCCCAAAAAACTGCTAGTTTTTTGTTGATGGGGGCAACCTGCACTAGGGCTTGTGCTTTTTGTCAAGTAGATAAGGGTCATGCGCCGATGCCTCTGGATGCAGACGAACCCAGAAAGGTGGCGGAATCAGTTAGGCTTTTAGGATTGCAATATGTTGTGTTGACTTCGGTAGCGCGGGATGATTTGCCTGATCAGGGTGCGGGGCATTTTGTCAAGACTATAGAAAATATTCGGTTGCTGAATCCAGATACGCAAATTGAAGTGTTGACTCCTGATTTTTATGGAGGGAGTAGGGGGAATGCTTCTCTTGATTGGCGGGATGAACTTTCAGTTCGCTGGCGCGATCGCATCTCATCTGTAGTGAAGGTTAAACCTGCTTGTTATAACCATAACATTGAGACTGTGCAACGATTGACACCGAAAGTGCGTCGAGGAGCAAAATACGATCGTTCCCTGTCGGTGCTGGCAATTGTCAAGGAGATTGACCCCACAGTACCAACAAAATCAGGTTTGATGTTGGGACATGGTGAAACCAAAGAAGAGGTGATAGAAGCGATGTTAGACCTGCGGAAGGTGGAATGCGATCGCATTACCCTAGGACAGTATATGCGTCCGTCAATGGAACATTTACCTGTCCAAAAATACTGGACTCCCGCAGAGTTTACAGAACTAGGTGTAATTGCTCGAAAAATGGGTTTTAGTCATGTTCGCTCTGCTCCCCTAGTTCGTAGTTCTTATCATGCCGGGATAGAATAG
- the psaX gene encoding photosystem I protein PsaX: MAKAGADVAQTGAKSPYPFRTLVSVLLLAVNFLVAAMYFKVINP; this comes from the coding sequence ATGGCGAAAGCTGGTGCTGATGTAGCTCAAACTGGAGCAAAATCCCCATATCCTTTCCGTACCTTGGTTTCTGTTCTTTTGTTAGCAGTTAACTTCCTTGTAGCGGCAATGTATTTCAAGGTCATTAATCCGTAG
- the hrmK gene encoding hybrid histidine kinase/response regulator HrmK has protein sequence MQQYSSLPEQNSPVDATTTTLTEIQRLRVELWLESSLNQLQSRLQKHLVSAFSVQGQLLGAIEADFFQMVVDELNSVLAKTQAAIALAHPQMDLCRIYHAFPSLDSLTLCWNLDDNDQQLQQNNQISYNNLEYLLQKSSQAFAIMSESGGTIAWLIVANLPQTTILAEQEIVPQTYISQLITRAAQQYASGLSQLYKFQTSQQLSQQLEYFNQELVHTNQLKNQFLANTSHEIRTPLSSILGFTHLLSVQGFEPERDRHQEYLTIIHSSGKHLLALINDILDLSKIEANQLEIQWETIEIPSLCRNIFALVKEKAASQGLQLRIELDENIDTIVADSLRLKQMLLNLLFNALKFTNKGTVGLKVRIDGQQVYFTVWDTGTGIPKEFQSELFKPYSQISNDLVSREEGTGLGLVVTRRLAELHHGWVEVESEIDQGSRFTIVLPLDRESASNLADTSSNKDTANQDNINNFSTHSPDFLNSGNSAQILLVEDDIPNGKLIQIYFQRFGYQVTWVKSIAQMWDALSQIHPAVLLLDVYLNNANALDVVQDLRQHPKYGSIPIIVQTAMAMKGDREICLASGVDDYVSKPIELPLLEKLVKKHLMLTQLEGEGSD, from the coding sequence ATGCAGCAATATTCCAGTTTACCAGAACAGAATTCACCAGTAGATGCGACAACCACAACTTTGACGGAAATTCAGCGACTTCGCGTAGAACTATGGCTAGAAAGTAGCTTAAACCAACTACAGTCTCGTTTACAGAAACATCTAGTATCGGCTTTTTCAGTTCAAGGGCAGTTATTAGGAGCGATAGAAGCTGATTTTTTCCAGATGGTGGTGGACGAACTTAACAGTGTGTTAGCTAAAACTCAGGCAGCGATCGCATTGGCACATCCTCAAATGGATCTGTGCCGAATTTATCATGCTTTTCCATCCCTGGATTCACTGACTTTGTGTTGGAATTTAGATGATAATGACCAACAGCTACAACAGAATAATCAAATTAGTTATAATAATTTAGAATATTTGCTTCAAAAATCATCTCAGGCATTTGCAATTATGTCTGAATCCGGTGGTACCATTGCCTGGTTAATTGTTGCGAATTTACCCCAAACTACTATTTTGGCAGAACAAGAAATTGTTCCCCAAACCTATATATCTCAATTAATTACCCGTGCTGCCCAACAATATGCTTCGGGATTATCACAGTTATATAAGTTTCAAACATCCCAACAGTTATCTCAACAGCTGGAATATTTTAACCAAGAGCTAGTACATACAAACCAGCTTAAGAATCAATTCTTAGCTAACACTAGTCATGAAATTCGCACACCGTTAAGTTCGATTTTGGGCTTTACACATTTGCTTTCGGTACAAGGCTTTGAGCCAGAGCGCGATCGCCATCAAGAATATCTAACCATAATTCATTCTAGCGGCAAACACCTTTTAGCTTTAATTAACGATATTTTAGATTTATCGAAAATTGAAGCAAATCAGCTAGAAATTCAGTGGGAAACTATCGAAATCCCCTCTTTATGTCGAAATATTTTTGCTTTGGTTAAAGAAAAAGCAGCTAGTCAGGGGTTACAGCTACGAATTGAGTTAGACGAAAATATTGACACAATTGTCGCCGATTCATTGCGATTGAAGCAAATGCTGCTAAATTTGCTTTTCAATGCTTTGAAATTCACAAATAAGGGAACAGTCGGGTTAAAAGTAAGAATCGATGGTCAACAGGTTTATTTTACAGTTTGGGATACAGGTACAGGTATACCCAAAGAATTTCAATCTGAATTATTCAAACCCTACTCACAAATTAGCAATGATTTAGTTAGTCGTGAAGAAGGTACCGGATTAGGATTAGTCGTTACCAGAAGACTTGCAGAACTTCACCACGGTTGGGTAGAAGTGGAATCTGAAATTGATCAAGGTTCACGCTTTACAATTGTACTTCCCCTTGATCGTGAATCTGCATCAAATTTAGCCGACACCAGTAGCAATAAAGATACAGCTAATCAAGATAACATTAATAATTTTTCCACTCATTCTCCTGATTTTTTGAATTCTGGAAATTCTGCCCAGATTTTGTTAGTAGAAGATGATATTCCTAATGGTAAGCTTATCCAAATTTATTTCCAGCGATTTGGATATCAGGTGACATGGGTCAAAAGCATTGCTCAAATGTGGGATGCTTTAAGTCAGATTCACCCAGCAGTGCTTTTACTTGATGTTTACTTAAATAATGCAAATGCTTTAGATGTTGTCCAAGATTTGCGCCAACACCCAAAATATGGCAGTATACCGATCATAGTCCAAACCGCGATGGCAATGAAAGGCGATCGAGAAATTTGTTTAGCTTCTGGTGTTGACGATTATGTCTCTAAACCAATTGAATTACCATTATTGGAAAAATTAGTCAAAAAACACCTAATGTTAACTCAGTTGGAAGGGGAAGGATCAGATTAA
- the larE gene encoding ATP-dependent sacrificial sulfur transferase LarE: MLADKLEKIQALFREMDQALIAYSGGVDSTLVAKIAYDVLGESALAVTAVSPSLLPEELEDAKIQAATIGIRHQVVETHEMDNPKYTANPINRCYFCKSELHDTLKPLANQLGYAYVIDGVNADDLRDYRPGIKAAKERGALSPLAEMGVTKMEVRQFSQQLGLPWWDKPAQPCLSSRFPYGEEITISKLQRVGRSEIFLRQLGWNHLRVRSEGDTAKIELPPERIKDFVANNDLNTVVQKFQQLGFLYVTLDLEGYRSGKLNQVLTVKSEQ, encoded by the coding sequence ATGCTGGCAGATAAACTAGAAAAAATCCAAGCTTTATTTCGGGAAATGGATCAAGCATTGATTGCTTATTCCGGCGGTGTTGATAGCACTTTGGTGGCAAAAATTGCGTATGATGTTTTAGGTGAGAGCGCTTTGGCTGTAACTGCTGTTTCTCCGTCACTGTTGCCGGAGGAATTGGAAGATGCGAAAATCCAAGCTGCAACCATTGGAATTCGTCATCAAGTTGTGGAAACCCACGAGATGGATAATCCTAAATACACTGCAAACCCCATCAACCGCTGTTATTTTTGCAAAAGCGAACTTCACGACACCCTCAAACCTTTAGCAAACCAATTGGGTTATGCCTATGTCATTGATGGTGTAAATGCTGACGATTTACGAGATTATCGCCCCGGAATCAAAGCTGCAAAAGAACGTGGTGCGCTTTCTCCCCTAGCCGAAATGGGTGTGACGAAGATGGAAGTTCGGCAATTTTCCCAACAACTAGGTTTACCTTGGTGGGATAAACCTGCACAACCCTGTTTAAGTTCCCGTTTTCCCTATGGTGAAGAAATCACAATTTCCAAGTTACAACGGGTTGGTAGATCTGAAATTTTTCTACGTCAACTGGGATGGAATCATTTACGGGTACGTTCTGAAGGTGACACCGCAAAGATTGAATTACCACCAGAAAGAATTAAAGATTTTGTTGCGAACAATGACTTAAATACTGTTGTTCAGAAGTTTCAACAGCTAGGTTTTCTCTATGTGACCCTAGATTTAGAAGGTTATCGTAGTGGTAAGCTGAATCAAGTTCTAACAGTGAAGAGTGAACAGTGA
- a CDS encoding DUF4864 domain-containing protein, with protein MEITDRDVYDGLLLRLIIHSIIEQQFQAFQTDNSEAAFALASPDIQAQFQTPENFMKMVKTGYSPVYRPRSVLFETITTIQGNITQSILLLSPDGNPVRAMYLMKKQPDQTWKINGCFLVPVAVEII; from the coding sequence ATGGAAATCACAGATAGGGATGTCTACGACGGGCTACTCCTACGCCTAATCATTCACTCCATTATTGAACAACAATTCCAAGCATTTCAAACCGATAACAGTGAAGCAGCTTTCGCTTTAGCTAGTCCAGATATTCAAGCCCAATTCCAAACTCCGGAAAACTTCATGAAGATGGTAAAAACTGGTTATTCACCTGTTTACCGTCCGCGCTCCGTATTGTTTGAAACAATTACTACTATTCAAGGCAACATTACGCAGTCAATATTACTCCTATCTCCAGATGGAAACCCAGTTAGGGCAATGTACTTGATGAAGAAGCAGCCAGATCAAACATGGAAAATCAATGGATGCTTTTTAGTACCAGTAGCAGTGGAGATAATTTGA